In Pongo abelii isolate AG06213 chromosome X, NHGRI_mPonAbe1-v2.0_pri, whole genome shotgun sequence, one DNA window encodes the following:
- the PBDC1 gene encoding protein PBDC1 isoform X2 produces MAATSGTDEPVSGELMSVAHALSLPAESYGNDPDIEMAWAMRAMQHAEVYYKLISSVDPQFLKLTKVDDQIYSEFRKNFETLRIDVLDPEELKSESAKEPPGYNSLPLKLLGTGKAITKLFISVFRTKKERKESTMEKKKELTVEKKRTPRMEERKELIVEKKKREESTEKTKLTKEEKKGKKLTKKSTKVVKKLCKVYREQHSRSYDSIETTSTTVLLA; encoded by the exons GTTTCCGGGGAGTTGATGTCTGTGGCACATGCGCTTTCTCTCCCAGCAGAGTCGTATGGCAACGAT CCTGACATTGAGATGGCTTGGGCCATGAGAGCAATGCAGCATGCTGAAGTCTATTACAAG CTGATTTCATCAGTTGACCCACAGTTCTTGAAACTCACCAAAGTGGATGACCAAATTTACTCTGAGTTCCGGAAAAATTTTGAGACCCTTAGGATAGATGTATTGGACCCAGAAGAACTCAAGTCAGAATCAGCCAAAGAg CCCCCAGGATACAATTCTTTGCCATTGAAATTGCTCGGAACCGGGAAGGCTATAACAAAGCTGTTTATATCAGTGTTCAGgacaaagaaggagagaaaggagtcaacaatggagaagaaaaaagagctGACAGTGGAGAAGAAGAGAACACCAAGaatggaggagagaaaggagctgatagtggagaagaaaaagagggaggaatCAACAGAGAAGACAAAACTgacaaaggaggagaaaaagggaaagaagctGACAAAGAAATCAACAAAAGTGGTGAAAAAGCTATGTAAGGTATACAGGGAACAGCACTCTAGAAGCTATGACTCAATTGAGACTACAAGTACCACGGTGCTACTTGCATAG
- the PBDC1 gene encoding protein PBDC1 isoform X1, protein MAATSGTDEPVSGELMSVAHALSLPAESYGNDPDIEMAWAMRAMQHAEVYYKLISSVDPQFLKLTKVDDQIYSEFRKNFETLRIDVLDPEELKSESAKEKWRPFCLKFNGIVEDFNYGTLLRLDCSQGYTEENTIFAPRIQFFAIEIARNREGYNKAVYISVQDKEGEKGVNNGEEKRADSGEEENTKNGGEKGADSGEEKEGGINREDKTDKGGEKGKEADKEINKSGEKAM, encoded by the exons GTTTCCGGGGAGTTGATGTCTGTGGCACATGCGCTTTCTCTCCCAGCAGAGTCGTATGGCAACGAT CCTGACATTGAGATGGCTTGGGCCATGAGAGCAATGCAGCATGCTGAAGTCTATTACAAG CTGATTTCATCAGTTGACCCACAGTTCTTGAAACTCACCAAAGTGGATGACCAAATTTACTCTGAGTTCCGGAAAAATTTTGAGACCCTTAGGATAGATGTATTGGACCCAGAAGAACTCAAGTCAGAATCAGCCAAAGAg AAGTGGAGGCCATTCTGCTTGAAGTTTAATGGGATTGTTGAAGACTTCAACTATGGTACTTTGCTGCGACTAGATTGTTCTCAGGGCTACACTGAGGAAAACACCATCTTTG CCCCCAGGATACAATTCTTTGCCATTGAAATTGCTCGGAACCGGGAAGGCTATAACAAAGCTGTTTATATCAGTGTTCAGgacaaagaaggagagaaaggagtcaacaatggagaagaaaaaagagctGACAGTGGAGAAGAAGAGAACACCAAGaatggaggagagaaaggagctgatagtggagaagaaaaagagggaggaatCAACAGAGAAGACAAAACTgacaaaggaggagaaaaagggaaagaagctGACAAAGAAATCAACAAAAGTGGTGAAAAAGCTATGTAA